Below is a window of Quercus robur chromosome 6, dhQueRobu3.1, whole genome shotgun sequence DNA.
CTTTATTCTAGTTAGGTAGTGTTCACTCTTCAATCTTCATCACCATTTTTCCTGTGACTTTCCCTTGCAAGTAGCCCATCAAACTTGAAGAGCTAAAAGAAGTTCGTTTTTGCTGCTCTTCATAGTTCCGACCCATCATCATTGCTTATTGAAACTTGTCCTTTTTTATTGGTATTTTTTGTCTTGGTTTCAAAAATCATTGCTTTAGTTTAGGGGTATCTTTGTGTAATTGTTCATTCATTTcttaagttttttgtttttcgaTTTCTTCAAGGTCGATCGTGTGCTATACTACTACTTAGTTCACAAAGATCTTAGCTTGGATTCTGCGATTGTTTTGCTTTCGGATATAAGTGAGAGAAAAcattctgtttctttttttaatcatttcagGTGAGATTCGGTACCTGAAACTCTCCAAACTGGGTTTTGACATTTTGGGTTTCAATTATCCAAAAATTTGACTTATCTAGCAAGATTTCACTTATAAATTTGACAATTTGACTTTTGggctttacatttattttcattgGGATCTAGCTTGTGTTGCCAAGTGAATCTAAGCTTTGGGTTCTCAGAATCTTAACCAAAAATTTTGAGCCTTTTCTTCTACCCTGTTTCAGAAAGCTCCAAATCGACCTGATTTAGCTCAATTTTGTAGATTTTAGAGTATCCTTCACCTGGGTTTGCGATCTAGTTAGCTGGATTGCTGttgcttttctttgatttgtAATTTCCTACCATCcaattaaagttaaaaataaaaaataaaattctgcAGCTGATAATCTGGCCAGTAGAAACACTCTTTTTTGATAGcaaacatatatacatataaagcTTAGTTTTACTTCTTATCGATTCTTGCTGTGCAATTGGCAATGATGGGAGGAAAAATTAGCAAGAAAACTTCTAGTGATGccccaccaccaccgccaccaccaccaccgccgccaccaccaccaccagcagaAGCAGCAGCACCAGCACAACTCCTCCAAATAAATGCTGATGCCACTTTCAATGTTGATCTTAGCTCTTATGAGGCGGCGTGTATGCTTGATCCAACCTTGCAGTCCTTTGATGCTACTATCCAAGCGCACACAAACAGGGTCATCAGCTCGCTTGCCACTGGGGTCGAGGTACGGTCCCTATCTTTTGATGCACTCAGAGAAGTCACAAATAGTCTGCTAGAAATGAACCAGGACGTGGTTAAAGTCATTCTAGACTGTCAGAAAGATGTGTGGAAAAATCGAGAAATGTTCTCATTGGTGGAGATTTACTTTGACAACAGTCAAAAAACATTGGAGTTCTGTACAACCCTTGAGAACTGCCTGAAGCGCACACGTGATAACCAGTTGATGATGATTCAACTTGCGGTTAATCATTTTGAGGAAGAAGTAGGAGATGGGGTTGATGGGGGGAAGTATGTGAAGACATTGCAAGAGTTAAGGAAATTTAAGGCGGCCGGGGACCCTTTTACAGAAGAGTTTTTTGAGCTGTTTCAATCGGTTTTTAAGCAGCATCTTTCAATGCTTTCCAAGCTGAAGCAGAGGAAGGAAACGTTAGATAAGAAATTGAAATCTGTGAAGACGTGGAGCAGAGTGTCGAATGTCATTTTTGTTGCTGCCTTTGCGTCTGTGTTGATATTCTCTGTGGTGGCAGCGGCCATGGCTGCTCCGCCTGTTGTAACAGCTTTGGCAGCTGCATTGGCTGTTCCAATGGGCCCAGTGGGAAAATGGTGTAACTCACTTTGGAAGCGCTATGAGACTGCACTGAAAGGACAAAGGGAGGTAATCAGCACAATGCAATTTGACACTCTTTTTACAATGAGGGACTTGGAAAGCATTCGAGTACTTGTCAACAAAGTGGAAATTAAGGTTGAGTCACTGATGCAGACTGCTGATTTTGCTCTTAGAGAAGAGGAGGTGGTGAAGCTTGCAATGGATGAGATCAAAAAGAAGCTGGAAGAGTTTATGGATGGCATTCAGAAGTTAAGTCAGCATGGTGATAAGTGTAGCCAGGAAATAACAAGGGCAAGGACGGTGCTTTTGcagaaaataatgaaaactcCAAACAACTGAAGAACACATTGGTATGTTGTTCCAATAACTTTTCTCATGTCCGTGTTATGTGAATTTCATAAACCAGTTGAAGAATTGTTGATCAACAACTTGGGTTGATTAACCTTGGTTAATTCCGAGATAGAGTTTTGTTGTTGagcaggattttttttttttggtgtggggggggggggggggggtgggggggtgtaAGATTGTTCCTTGAAGTGATTATTAGATGTAATATAACTGAATTTCTATGTTTATGTTTCATTGTTTCTAAGGAAATC
It encodes the following:
- the LOC126732592 gene encoding UPF0496 protein At4g34320-like, which codes for MMGGKISKKTSSDAPPPPPPPPPPPPPPPAEAAAPAQLLQINADATFNVDLSSYEAACMLDPTLQSFDATIQAHTNRVISSLATGVEVRSLSFDALREVTNSLLEMNQDVVKVILDCQKDVWKNREMFSLVEIYFDNSQKTLEFCTTLENCLKRTRDNQLMMIQLAVNHFEEEVGDGVDGGKYVKTLQELRKFKAAGDPFTEEFFELFQSVFKQHLSMLSKLKQRKETLDKKLKSVKTWSRVSNVIFVAAFASVLIFSVVAAAMAAPPVVTALAAALAVPMGPVGKWCNSLWKRYETALKGQREVISTMQFDTLFTMRDLESIRVLVNKVEIKVESLMQTADFALREEEVVKLAMDEIKKKLEEFMDGIQKLSQHGDKCSQEITRARTVLLQKIMKTPNN